The following nucleotide sequence is from Bacillota bacterium.
GCATCGCGGGTATTGGGCTGATGACTGTAACTGTCATCGTGGGCGTATTCTTCCGGTACGTGCTCAGAAACCCGCTCGGGTGGACGGAGGAGCTCGCGCGCTACCTGATGATCTGGTCTGCGTTGCTCGCGGTGAGTGTGGCGGTGAGGTACAGGGAGCACGTGGGCATAAGCCTTCTGATGGAGAGGCTCCCCCTCACAGTAGCCCGCACGCTTGCGATACTCACTAAACTCGTGATTCTTGGCTTTCTGGTAGTCTTGACCGCCCGGGGCTGGGATATGGCGGTCCGCGGCAAGATGCAGCTGTCCATGTCACTGAACACGAGCATGTTCTGGCCGCTTCTGGCGGTGCCGGTCACCGGTGCGCTCACTGCGGCCCAAGTTGCCCTGCAAGCCTTGGTAGATCTCAAACTCGGATCCATCGCGGAGATAATGGGGACGGCTCACTACGAGTAGGTCCGTCCCCTGGGCGGAGGGTCCCAGCAAGTCGGGAGGTGGGTCCCATACTACTCGGCATCGCCATCATCTTTCTGGTCTTCCTCTTTCTCGGAACTCCTATCGGGTTTGTCCTTGGGATAGCTGGGCTCTATGCCCTCCTATCCCTCGACATGCCCATTCTTCTGAACATGGTCCCCCAGCGCTTCTTCGCGGGCCTCGACATGTTCACCCTCATGGCCATGCCTTTCTTCATCATGGCCGGAGAGATCATGAACGCCACGGGGATCACCCGGCGCCTGGTGGCCTTCGCCAACGTGCTCGTTGGGCATCTGCGCGGGGGCCTGGCCCACGCGAACATACTTGCGAGCGTGTTCTTCGCAGGGATGACCGGGGCCGCGGTCTCTGACACTGCCGCCATCGGTACCATGCTCATACCCGCCATGGTGGAGGACGGGTACGATGTCGATTTCAGCGCCGCGGTCACCGCAGCTTCCTCCATCATCGGGCCAACTATCCCGCCCAGCAACATGATGGTCATCTATGGGTCCCTCATGAGCGTCTCCATCGCCGGCCTCTTCGCGGCGGGAGTCGTCCCAGGCCTTCTCCTCGCGGCCATACTGATGCTCTTTTCGGCCTACATATCCGCGAAGCGCGGCTATCCGAAGAAAGAGAAAGCCGCCACGCTGAGGGAGATCGTGGTGGGCTTCCGGGATGCCATAGTCGCCCTCTTCATGCCAGTCCTCATCCTGGGAGGGATCCTCACCGGTGCCTTCACGCCGACTGAAGCAGCGGCAGTGGCGGTCTTCTATGCGTTCGTGATCGGGTTCTTCGTGTTCCGAACCCTCAAGATCTCCGACATTCCAAGGCTTCTGGAGCGGACCGCCCGCACAACCGGGGTGGTGTTCCTGATAATCGCCACCGCATCCATACTCGGCTGGGTTCTGGCGAGCGAGAGAGTCCCCGAATCAGTTGCCGCGGCGTTCATGTCGGTGACAACGAACAAGTATGGGATCCTCCTCATGATCAACCTGCTGATGCTGGTGGTCGGCATGTTCATGGACATCGCCGCCGCTCTTATCATACTTGGGCCGATTCTGCATCCTCTCGCGGTGAACGCCGGGGTCCATCCTCTCCATTTCGGCATTGTAATGGTCCTCTCACTCAACATTGCGCTCATGACCCCGCCGGTTGGGGCGTGTCTCTTCGTGGCATGCGGCATAAGCAAACTCCGCCTCGAGCAGCTGAGCCGGGCCATATTCCCGTTCATCATCGCCGAGGCGATCGTACTGTTCGTAATCACCTTCTTCGACTTCATACCGCTTCTCGTGCCGAGACTTCTGGGGTTGGCGTAAGAGAGGGGGCGAAGCCTCGCAGCGCCTGGCTTGTTAGGTACTCTGACCTGTGCTTGCACCCCGAGAATGCTGGAAGCTCGGCCTTGACATGGTGAGCCTGGACGAGCTATGATTGATTGATAATTAAACACTTGCTTAATCGTGTTAGAACGTGTTCCGGGGGGGGGGGTGCCTTGGTCGAGCTCGAACACCGGATAACTGAGGTAGCGGGGGTGTCGGAAATCTTCCGGGTGCTCGGGGACGAGACCCGGACGAGGATACTCTACCTCCTTTCCATAAAGGAGCTCTGCGTCTGCGACCTTGCAGATGCCCTGGGCATGACCATGCCCGCTGTGTCGCACCACCTGAGACTCCTCCGGGCACTGAGATTGGTCAAGCACAGACCTGAGGGCAGACACGTGTACTACTCTCTGGCGGACGACCACATCCTGGATCTGATAAGGATCGCGCAAGAGCACTATGATGAGGCAAGGTAAGGGAGAGAGTTTTGCATGACACTCGGGAGGAGGCTGGATACCGTCCCCAGATACGCCGAACAGCGCGAAAACGATACATCGAGCTTGGACCGGTCGTCTGTCGCATGCGGCTGCACCTGCAGTGGCAGAAGTCCAAGCGCGGGGACCCACCCGTGTCCGGGCAGAGGCGGCGGCGCGAGTGCCTCCGGAGCGCATCAGGCCATGCACGCACAGGAGCGTGAGGCCATCGTTGGGGCGCTTCTCTTTGGGCTCGGGCTCGCGCTCCGCTCTGCTGCGGGGCGGGGGATGACAGCGGCAGTGCCCCTGGCATCCGTGCCGGGTTGGTTGGGAAACGCGGTCCTTCTCGTGGCCTATGCGGTGGCCGGCTGGAGGGTGTTGTGGACGGCGGCCCGTAGGATCACCCGCTGGCAGTTCTTCGACGAGAACTTGCTGATGACCGTGGCTTCGATCGGAGCCATAGCTGTGGGTGAGATTTCCGAAGCAGTCGGGGTCATGGTGTTCTATGCTTTCGGAGAACTCCTGCAGGCGAGGGCGGTGGAGCGGTCCAGGAAGTCGATTG
It contains:
- a CDS encoding TRAP transporter small permease — translated: MGAQDKRPVSHVVASWAERASHVLARATLIPCIAGIGLMTVTVIVGVFFRYVLRNPLGWTEELARYLMIWSALLAVSVAVRYREHVGISLLMERLPLTVARTLAILTKLVILGFLVVLTARGWDMAVRGKMQLSMSLNTSMFWPLLAVPVTGALTAAQVALQALVDLKLGSIAEIMGTAHYE
- a CDS encoding TRAP transporter large permease yields the protein MGPILLGIAIIFLVFLFLGTPIGFVLGIAGLYALLSLDMPILLNMVPQRFFAGLDMFTLMAMPFFIMAGEIMNATGITRRLVAFANVLVGHLRGGLAHANILASVFFAGMTGAAVSDTAAIGTMLIPAMVEDGYDVDFSAAVTAASSIIGPTIPPSNMMVIYGSLMSVSIAGLFAAGVVPGLLLAAILMLFSAYISAKRGYPKKEKAATLREIVVGFRDAIVALFMPVLILGGILTGAFTPTEAAAVAVFYAFVIGFFVFRTLKISDIPRLLERTARTTGVVFLIIATASILGWVLASERVPESVAAAFMSVTTNKYGILLMINLLMLVVGMFMDIAAALIILGPILHPLAVNAGVHPLHFGIVMVLSLNIALMTPPVGACLFVACGISKLRLEQLSRAIFPFIIAEAIVLFVITFFDFIPLLVPRLLGLA
- a CDS encoding metalloregulator ArsR/SmtB family transcription factor; translated protein: MVELEHRITEVAGVSEIFRVLGDETRTRILYLLSIKELCVCDLADALGMTMPAVSHHLRLLRALRLVKHRPEGRHVYYSLADDHILDLIRIAQEHYDEAR
- a CDS encoding heavy metal translocating P-type ATPase yields the protein MHAQEREAIVGALLFGLGLALRSAAGRGMTAAVPLASVPGWLGNAVLLVAYAVAGWRVLWTAARRITRWQFFDENLLMTVASIGAIAVGEISEAVGVMVFYAFGELLQARAVERSRKSIESLMDIRPETANVIRDGRIERVRPESVAPGERILVRPGERVPLDGAVVEGESFVDTSALTGESMPRAVGPGDGVLAGTINARGVLTVEVSKAYSDSSV